The genomic DNA GCCGACGACGCGCCTCGTCGAGGGCACGCTGCTGCCGGCGGAGGCGGCGGTTGGCCTCCTCGATCAGCTGGCGGTAGCGCCGCTCTCGGGCTTCGAAGGACGTGACCTCCGTGGGCGCGTCCTCCTGGCCGGGGGGGGCGACAGGCTCCGTGCGCGCCGAGTCGGTGGCGGCGGAGCCCACGAACGTGTCACCGGGTGGCGCCTCCGACGCGGCCGGCGCCGTGAGGTGAGTGATGACCCCGCCGAGCAGCACGAGGCCGAAGCCGGCGGCGAGGGCGATGAGGAGACGGGAACGTTCGGACATGTTTGTTTCTCCTGGAGTGGAAGAGGCTGTGAGGACGCCACGCTCAGTCGTCGTCCACGTCGACCCCGGTGGGGACGGCGGGCGCCGGTCGCGTCGCGCCGCCAGGCGCGCCCGACACATGGGCCGCGGCCGCGCCGTGGACGTAGACGAGCTCGCCGCCGCTGTGCCCCACGCCGAGCGCGAGGCCGGCGACCGCGACGGATCCGGCGACCGCGGCGCCCATCGCGGCGCTTCGCCAGATGCGGCGCGGCAGCGCGAGACCCAACAAGAACAGCAGGGTCGAGCCGGCGGCGGCGTAGACGAAGGTCTCGGCCGCCTCCTCGTGAGCCTCGATGACGCTCTCGGCCACGACTCGCTCGACGACCTCCTCGTCTCGCTCACCGGTCTGCATGGCC from Sandaracinaceae bacterium includes the following:
- a CDS encoding DUF2231 domain-containing protein, which encodes MSSIPLHPAIVHLPLALGLLVPLIALGVAVAVHQGKLPRWAWGAVLGLQVLLVGSGFVAMQTGERDEEVVERVVAESVIEAHEEAAETFVYAAAGSTLLFLLGLALPRRIWRSAAMGAAVAGSVAVAGLALGVGHSGGELVYVHGAAAAHVSGAPGGATRPAPAVPTGVDVDDD